From the genome of Methylomonas sp. UP202, one region includes:
- the ppsA gene encoding phosphoenolpyruvate synthase, translating into MSEAYQYIRWFNELTIRDIPLVGGKNASLGEMYRELAGQGIRVPNGFAITAEAYRYVLDQAGIWPRLHELLEAVDADDVADLARRAQLARDLVYAAALPADLQAEIHRAFARLQQEYGADLSVAVRSSATAEDLPTASFAGQQDTYLNIRGGQALLDACQRCFASLFTDRAIHYRIDQGFDHFKISLSIGVMKMVRSDLAASGVMFSLDTESGFQDAVFITGAYGLGENVVQGAVDPDEFYVHKPTFAQGYRAVLRRNLGAKKIKMVYSDGRTREPVRNIATANDERRRYCIADAEVLELADYAIKIENHYGRPMDMEWAKDGLDGRLYIVQARPETVASQKAGHVLEQYRLTEAGEVIARGHAVGGKIAAGTARVIDHVAKLSTFKPGEVLVADMTTPDWEPVMKTAAAIVTNRGGRTCHAAIIARELGVPAVIGCENATSAISSGSEVTVSCAEGDAGKVYRGKVGFEVSHTDLAQLRRPKTKIMLNLGNPELAFKHSFLPNDGVGLARMEFIITEYIKAHPLALIHPDKVRDAEELVKLQALTEAYAKPEDFFVERLAEGVGTIGAAFYPKPVVVRMSDFKTNEYATLLGGRWFEGDEANPMIGFRGAARYVHPAYAEGFALECAAMKRVRDGMGLTNVVLMIPFCRRIGEAERVLESMARHGLKRGENGLEIYVMCEIPNNVILIDEFAKLFDGFSIGSNDLTQLTLGVDRDSEIVANDFDERDPGVKTMIRLAVEGARRNGRHSGLCGQAPSDYPEMAEYLVEIGIDSMSLNPDTVLETTQRVLALEQRLGR; encoded by the coding sequence ATGTCGGAAGCTTATCAATACATCCGCTGGTTCAACGAGTTGACCATCCGCGACATCCCGCTGGTCGGCGGCAAAAACGCGTCGTTGGGAGAAATGTATCGCGAACTCGCCGGCCAGGGTATCCGCGTCCCCAACGGCTTCGCGATTACCGCCGAGGCTTATCGCTACGTACTGGATCAAGCCGGGATCTGGCCGCGCCTTCACGAACTGTTAGAGGCTGTTGATGCCGACGACGTCGCCGACCTGGCTCGCCGCGCCCAACTGGCGCGCGATCTGGTTTACGCGGCAGCGTTGCCGGCCGATTTGCAGGCCGAGATCCACCGAGCTTTCGCCCGATTGCAACAGGAGTACGGGGCTGACTTGAGCGTTGCGGTGCGCAGTTCGGCGACCGCCGAAGACTTGCCGACCGCCAGCTTTGCCGGCCAGCAGGATACTTATTTGAACATTCGCGGCGGTCAGGCCTTGCTGGATGCCTGTCAGCGCTGCTTTGCCAGTCTGTTCACCGACCGTGCCATTCATTACCGCATCGATCAGGGCTTCGATCATTTCAAGATCAGTTTGTCGATCGGCGTGATGAAAATGGTGCGCTCCGATTTGGCGGCCAGCGGCGTGATGTTTTCGCTGGATACCGAGTCCGGTTTCCAGGATGCGGTATTTATCACCGGCGCTTACGGTTTGGGCGAAAACGTGGTGCAGGGCGCCGTCGATCCTGACGAGTTCTACGTGCACAAGCCGACATTCGCCCAAGGTTATCGGGCGGTGCTGCGGCGCAATCTGGGCGCGAAGAAAATCAAGATGGTGTATAGCGATGGCCGTACCCGCGAGCCTGTGCGCAATATCGCCACCGCTAACGACGAGCGGCGCCGCTATTGCATCGCCGACGCCGAAGTGCTGGAACTGGCCGATTACGCGATCAAAATCGAAAACCACTATGGCCGGCCGATGGATATGGAATGGGCCAAGGACGGTCTGGACGGCCGCTTGTACATCGTCCAGGCCCGCCCGGAAACCGTGGCCTCGCAAAAAGCCGGTCATGTGTTGGAGCAGTATCGTCTCACCGAAGCAGGGGAGGTGATCGCGCGCGGCCACGCGGTCGGTGGCAAGATCGCGGCCGGCACCGCGCGAGTGATAGACCATGTGGCTAAGTTGTCGACCTTCAAACCCGGCGAAGTGTTGGTGGCCGACATGACCACGCCGGATTGGGAGCCGGTGATGAAAACCGCCGCCGCCATCGTTACCAACCGGGGCGGGCGGACCTGTCACGCGGCGATCATTGCCCGCGAGTTGGGGGTGCCGGCGGTGATCGGCTGCGAAAACGCGACCAGCGCGATTTCCAGCGGCAGCGAGGTCACGGTCAGTTGCGCCGAAGGCGATGCCGGCAAGGTGTATCGCGGAAAAGTCGGTTTCGAGGTCAGCCATACCGATCTGGCCCAGCTGCGGCGGCCGAAAACCAAGATCATGTTGAATCTCGGCAATCCGGAACTGGCCTTCAAGCACAGCTTTTTGCCGAACGACGGGGTCGGTTTGGCTCGGATGGAATTCATCATTACCGAATACATCAAGGCCCATCCCTTGGCTTTGATCCATCCCGATAAGGTTCGGGACGCCGAGGAGTTGGTCAAATTGCAAGCGCTGACGGAAGCTTACGCCAAGCCGGAAGACTTTTTTGTCGAGCGGCTGGCGGAAGGGGTGGGCACGATAGGCGCGGCATTCTATCCGAAGCCGGTCGTCGTGCGGATGTCGGATTTCAAGACCAACGAGTATGCCACGTTGCTGGGCGGGCGCTGGTTCGAGGGCGACGAGGCCAATCCGATGATAGGCTTTCGCGGTGCCGCGCGCTACGTGCATCCGGCTTACGCGGAAGGCTTTGCACTGGAATGCGCGGCGATGAAACGGGTGCGGGACGGCATGGGATTGACCAATGTTGTCCTGATGATTCCGTTTTGTCGGCGCATCGGCGAAGCGGAGCGGGTGTTGGAGAGCATGGCGCGGCACGGCCTCAAGCGCGGCGAAAATGGCTTGGAAATCTACGTGATGTGCGAGATTCCCAACAACGTGATTCTGATCGACGAATTCGCCAAACTGTTCGACGGTTTTTCGATAGGCTCCAACGACTTGACTCAACTCACCCTAGGCGTGGACCGGGATTCGGAAATCGTCGCCAACGACTTCGACGAGCGCGATCCCGGCGTCAAAACCATGATTCGCTTGGCCGTCGAAGGCGCCCGCCGCAACGGCCGCCATTCCGGTTTGTGCGGTCAGGCACCGTCGGATTATCCGGAGATGGCCGAATATTTGGTTGAAATCGGCATCGACTCGATGAGCTTGAATCCCGATACCGTGCTGGAAACCACCCAGCGGGTGTTGGCGCTGGAGCAACGTTTGGGGCGCTAG
- a CDS encoding AAA family ATPase — MSERHQEGLAHLLYGINQGGGFVALTGEVGTGKTTLCHCLLQQLPDNVDIALILNPKLTAVELLATICDELGIAHASLSAKSLIDAINAYLLAAYAEGRRSVLLIDEAQNLSLEVLEQIRLLTNLETSKAKLLQIILVGQPELNQMLARQELRQLNQRITARYHLGPLSLDETRAYILHRLRVCHGSHRLFQAAAIRKIYRYSAGVPRLINILCDRALLGAYATNTRQIGPAIIVRAASETLGPRRAAVKRYVAAAATLALSVAAGGYVWWTDRPIVETAKPLALSAAAVVAPPPVEAKPLAPAFQEWLDEAPASPDVALAELLRIWRQNPATDTPVNCDSIATLGLSCLSGKASWRELIRLDRPALLVLNDTRGQKRYVLLTGADPSRAEVRINGDKSFPLVELLTLWDGNYLLLWRPPRPGLTEIAPPQKSADVVWLRRQIGKVAEVPAGGDPQLFDDALKTQLMAFQRQQQLTPDGIAGARTLIQLQNRSGAEDSPHLDINPR, encoded by the coding sequence ATGAGCGAGCGCCATCAGGAAGGTTTGGCGCATCTGCTGTACGGCATCAATCAGGGCGGGGGTTTCGTGGCCTTGACCGGCGAAGTCGGCACCGGCAAAACCACCTTGTGCCACTGCTTGTTGCAACAGCTACCCGATAACGTCGATATCGCGTTGATCCTGAATCCCAAACTGACCGCCGTCGAATTATTGGCGACGATATGCGACGAATTGGGTATCGCCCATGCAAGTCTGAGTGCGAAGAGTTTAATCGATGCCATCAATGCTTATCTATTGGCTGCGTACGCCGAAGGTCGGCGCAGCGTGCTGCTGATCGACGAAGCTCAGAATTTGAGTCTGGAGGTACTGGAGCAGATTCGGCTGCTGACCAATCTGGAAACCAGCAAAGCCAAATTGCTGCAGATTATTCTGGTCGGCCAGCCCGAGTTGAACCAAATGTTGGCTCGCCAAGAACTGCGCCAGCTCAATCAACGGATTACCGCGCGTTATCATTTGGGGCCGCTGTCGCTGGACGAAACCCGTGCCTACATCTTGCACCGTTTGCGGGTTTGCCACGGTAGCCATCGTTTGTTTCAGGCCGCGGCCATTCGCAAAATTTACCGGTATTCCGCCGGCGTGCCGCGCTTGATCAACATCTTGTGCGACCGAGCCTTGCTCGGCGCTTACGCGACCAATACCCGCCAGATCGGTCCGGCGATCATCGTCCGCGCCGCCAGCGAAACCTTGGGGCCCCGGCGAGCAGCGGTAAAGCGCTACGTGGCGGCCGCCGCGACGTTGGCACTCAGTGTCGCGGCGGGGGGCTACGTTTGGTGGACGGATCGGCCTATTGTCGAAACCGCCAAGCCGCTTGCGCTATCGGCGGCGGCCGTCGTGGCGCCGCCACCGGTCGAGGCCAAGCCGCTCGCGCCGGCTTTCCAGGAATGGCTCGATGAGGCGCCGGCGTCTCCGGATGTCGCGTTAGCCGAACTACTGCGGATTTGGCGGCAAAATCCGGCGACCGATACACCGGTTAATTGCGACTCGATCGCTACGTTGGGTTTGAGTTGCCTATCGGGCAAGGCGAGCTGGCGGGAATTGATACGCCTCGACCGTCCGGCCCTGTTGGTGTTGAACGATACGCGGGGCCAAAAGCGCTACGTGCTGTTAACCGGCGCGGACCCGAGCCGCGCGGAGGTCCGGATTAACGGCGACAAGTCCTTCCCGCTGGTCGAGCTGCTAACGCTGTGGGACGGAAATTATCTGCTGCTGTGGCGACCGCCACGGCCGGGCTTGACCGAAATCGCGCCGCCGCAAAAATCCGCCGATGTCGTATGGTTGCGCCGACAGATCGGCAAAGTCGCCGAGGTTCCCGCCGGCGGCGATCCGCAGCTTTTCGACGACGCGTTAAAAACCCAACTAATGGCATTTCAACGCCAGCAGCAATTGACGCCGGACGGCATCGCCGGCGCGCGTACCTTGATCCAGTTGCAGAACCGAAGTGGGGCGGAGGATTCGCCCCATTTGGACATCAACCCCCGCTAG
- the gspE gene encoding type II secretion system ATPase GspE translates to MEIANRPEKYAAFLSLLKHHGKLSDSDLSKVRRMQKTSLDDSLPQLLIKLGMCSDADVANCFAQTSGLPKVAGEQYPPQSPLPELISRRFLKQYHVAGLEAGEDAVTVAVLDPEDDYVAQALQLATGKPVALKIGQMSDIDAALELQYGEGKSQMDQLLDGLTSEEENSEDLEHLKDLASEAPIIKMVNFILQKAVESRASDVHIEPFEQSLKVRLRIDGVLQDIDSPPVASTAAVLSRIKIMAKLNIAERRLPQDGRIKLQMIGKELDLRVSTIPTLYGESVVIRLLDKENAVLDFKTLGFVGKQAERFMEVLAQPHGIILITGPTGSGKSTSLYAALKTLNTSERKIITVEDPVEYQLEGINQIQAKPQIGLTFASALRSIVRQDPDVIMIGEMRDLETAKIAVQSALTGHLVLSTLHTNDAAAGVTRLQDMGLEEYLLSSTINGILAQRLVRRLCPHCKQAHPASDTLIEEMKLRQWQPTGEILLHKPVGCPACNGIGYKGRLAIIEFLTMTDTIRKQIMKHEEAFVIQQTAIAEGMQTMYEDGVGKALQGTTTLEEVLRVTTEA, encoded by the coding sequence ATGGAAATCGCAAATCGACCCGAAAAATACGCGGCTTTTCTGAGCCTGCTCAAACACCACGGCAAACTGTCCGACAGCGACTTGAGCAAGGTTCGGCGCATGCAGAAAACCTCGCTGGACGACTCGCTGCCCCAGCTGTTGATCAAGCTCGGCATGTGCTCGGACGCCGATGTCGCCAATTGCTTCGCTCAGACCAGTGGCCTGCCCAAGGTCGCCGGCGAACAATACCCGCCGCAATCGCCGCTGCCCGAGCTCATTTCCCGGCGCTTTCTCAAGCAATACCACGTGGCAGGCCTGGAAGCCGGCGAGGACGCCGTCACCGTCGCGGTGCTGGATCCGGAAGACGACTACGTCGCTCAAGCCCTGCAACTGGCGACCGGCAAGCCGGTTGCGCTGAAAATAGGCCAAATGTCCGACATCGACGCCGCGTTGGAACTGCAATACGGCGAAGGCAAATCGCAAATGGACCAACTGCTGGACGGCCTGACCAGCGAAGAAGAAAACAGCGAAGACCTGGAACATCTAAAAGATCTGGCCAGCGAAGCGCCCATCATCAAAATGGTCAACTTCATCCTGCAAAAAGCCGTCGAAAGTCGGGCCTCGGACGTACACATCGAACCGTTCGAGCAAAGCCTGAAAGTGCGTTTGCGCATCGACGGCGTGTTGCAGGACATCGACTCGCCGCCGGTGGCCTCCACCGCAGCGGTGCTGTCGCGGATCAAGATCATGGCGAAACTGAACATCGCCGAGCGCCGCCTGCCCCAGGACGGCCGGATCAAATTGCAAATGATCGGCAAGGAACTGGATTTGCGGGTTTCGACGATTCCGACGCTGTACGGCGAAAGCGTGGTGATCCGTTTGCTGGACAAGGAAAATGCGGTACTGGATTTTAAAACCCTGGGTTTCGTCGGCAAGCAGGCCGAGCGTTTCATGGAAGTGCTGGCGCAACCGCACGGCATTATTTTGATTACCGGTCCAACCGGTAGCGGTAAATCCACATCCTTGTACGCCGCGCTGAAAACCCTGAATACCTCAGAGCGCAAGATCATCACCGTCGAGGACCCGGTCGAGTACCAACTGGAAGGCATCAACCAGATTCAAGCCAAACCGCAGATTGGTTTAACCTTCGCCTCGGCATTGCGCTCCATCGTCCGCCAGGACCCGGATGTGATCATGATTGGCGAGATGCGCGACCTGGAAACCGCCAAGATCGCGGTGCAATCCGCGCTGACCGGCCACTTGGTACTGTCCACGCTGCATACCAACGATGCCGCCGCCGGCGTCACCCGCTTGCAGGACATGGGTCTGGAGGAATATCTGCTCAGTTCGACGATCAACGGCATCCTGGCTCAACGCCTAGTGCGCCGATTGTGCCCGCATTGCAAGCAAGCTCATCCGGCCTCGGACACGCTGATCGAAGAAATGAAACTGCGTCAGTGGCAGCCCACCGGCGAAATCTTGCTGCACAAACCGGTCGGCTGCCCGGCCTGCAACGGCATCGGCTACAAGGGCCGCTTGGCGATCATCGAGTTCTTGACGATGACCGACACGATCCGCAAGCAAATCATGAAACACGAGGAAGCTTTCGTCATCCAGCAAACCGCGATCGCCGAAGGCATGCAAACCATGTACGAAGACGGCGTCGGCAAAGCCTTACAGGGCACGACCACGCTGGAGGAAGTGTTAAGGGTGACGACGGAGGCTTGA
- a CDS encoding P-loop NTPase fold protein, translating into MSANSGENWMAELGFSADSELQKALEIAAHIGDVSEDDANISYTSLLIGLLWNGDALSVWLQAQIQRCGVAVANLYRQRRLTEAQREPILENVRNGRPAASRKVAISISARTVLQEAHTLALETGCAGDAPLATRHVLAAYFFRNPPGHNHQLHQEWGFEAEVWRSRFAEYIHDHYSAEFGGWAQVLSGYLDTDDLQPSGQFLGGYAFDTQTVQLLRTLEQTIASHSPPLFSSASLLDLLVSLREVPDCATFAELVAIPLKIGEPRTLTTLDSPFAGSGSSFSATHGFKNILDRARTLARAISGTEIIGVRHIIASLLVSPDSTANKTLKRVGVSLPLLRNRVLGDFTRRWVNDDGLQWRFHLIGTTPPTIAGYSSDSADTGIDKLDVARYATAFAVVVAAEQVRPPLSIGIFGDWGAGKSFFMRLISEQTERLCANSTLGPDGKRLFCRRILSIRFNAWHYAEQDLWASLVQTIFQELNKALLGPSDASDVLASVQQDLNLAKEARAEAENRLNRARDEQDDRNNVLQAVRQQARLEAEKVRALSAVDVVAAVNAEVITDQNLERLLVLAEDYLGYRGIRQDIREGRQTVSALMDIVRDSRSATGKVRSALSWLSRAPISKNEFRKLTVVAILVLVVVSLFATVFRDWIGNAWAMLSTLLAELGAVGGMAIAWAKRHLKTVSEGLSQFDNLSGELDRRLAAKHLENQADLLSAEEAFRQSQAKLADAEASLLMAIQNVEQAEQAVAESRSAQRIARLVEQRLSGRNYEQYLGIVAAIRADFQTLSDLMKQMRRESESAPTTPEPIDRIVLYIDDLDRCPSDRVVAVLEAIHLMLAFELFVVVVGVDIRWAARSLAEKYPNHLTPGDEQCQTTPTALSRADIDGATALDYLEKIFQIPFWLPPMEEQASRNLIFELLPAPVGQAGVESGHNAAEQKPADLPAADQQAATSQAAHLDAAKAQPSPTPKGAELLDIAAEERNYMLRLAGAVGKSPRRLKRFVNTYRILKASIDALERETFVLEHGASGEYRTAMTLLALVTGAPRSSLDMLRFLDEHRDEDAFQLFDDYLRSLIYANEAKYVLGALTAYRTTQPTNLRELRHWAPLVARFSFRSGTGM; encoded by the coding sequence ATGAGCGCAAACAGCGGCGAAAACTGGATGGCCGAATTGGGTTTCTCCGCCGATTCGGAATTGCAGAAGGCCTTGGAAATTGCCGCCCATATCGGCGACGTTTCCGAAGACGATGCCAACATCAGCTACACCTCGTTACTGATCGGCTTGTTATGGAACGGCGATGCGCTATCGGTCTGGTTGCAAGCCCAAATTCAGCGCTGCGGCGTTGCGGTCGCAAACCTCTACCGGCAGCGGCGCCTGACCGAGGCGCAACGCGAGCCGATTCTGGAAAACGTTCGTAACGGCCGGCCGGCCGCGTCGCGGAAAGTCGCGATCAGTATTTCGGCGCGGACCGTGCTGCAAGAGGCGCACACCCTGGCTTTGGAAACCGGTTGCGCCGGCGACGCGCCGCTGGCGACCCGCCACGTGCTGGCCGCGTATTTTTTTCGGAATCCGCCAGGGCATAACCATCAACTGCACCAAGAATGGGGCTTCGAAGCCGAGGTGTGGCGAAGCCGGTTCGCCGAATACATACACGATCACTATTCGGCGGAGTTTGGCGGTTGGGCGCAGGTGTTGAGCGGGTATCTGGATACCGACGATTTACAACCATCGGGACAATTCTTGGGTGGCTATGCATTCGATACCCAAACCGTGCAATTGCTGCGCACCTTGGAACAAACGATAGCGAGCCACTCGCCGCCGCTATTTTCCTCGGCAAGCTTGCTCGATCTGCTGGTGTCGCTGCGCGAAGTGCCCGATTGCGCGACCTTCGCCGAACTGGTCGCTATCCCGCTAAAAATCGGCGAGCCTCGAACGCTGACGACCCTCGATTCCCCGTTCGCCGGTAGCGGCAGCTCTTTTTCGGCGACGCACGGCTTCAAGAATATTTTGGATCGAGCGCGGACGCTGGCGCGGGCGATTAGCGGAACCGAAATCATCGGTGTCCGCCATATTATCGCCTCGCTGTTGGTCTCGCCGGATTCGACGGCCAATAAAACACTGAAGCGGGTAGGTGTCAGCCTACCGTTGCTGCGTAATCGAGTCTTGGGCGACTTTACCCGGCGCTGGGTCAATGACGACGGCTTGCAATGGCGCTTTCACTTGATCGGTACCACGCCGCCGACCATCGCCGGCTATAGCTCGGATTCGGCCGATACCGGCATCGACAAGCTGGATGTCGCGCGTTATGCGACCGCGTTCGCGGTGGTCGTGGCCGCCGAACAGGTCAGACCGCCGTTGTCGATCGGCATTTTCGGCGATTGGGGTGCCGGCAAGAGCTTTTTCATGCGCTTGATCAGCGAGCAAACCGAGCGGCTGTGCGCCAATTCCACGCTCGGGCCGGACGGCAAGCGTCTGTTTTGCCGGCGAATCCTGTCGATCCGTTTCAATGCCTGGCATTACGCGGAGCAAGACTTATGGGCCAGTCTGGTTCAGACCATTTTCCAGGAGTTAAATAAAGCGCTGCTTGGCCCGAGTGACGCGTCCGATGTTTTGGCCTCGGTGCAGCAGGATTTAAACTTGGCTAAAGAGGCCAGAGCGGAGGCCGAGAATCGGCTTAACCGAGCACGTGACGAACAAGACGATCGCAATAATGTGCTGCAAGCGGTTCGGCAACAGGCCAGACTGGAAGCCGAAAAAGTGCGGGCGCTAAGCGCTGTCGATGTCGTCGCGGCGGTCAACGCCGAAGTGATCACGGACCAAAACCTGGAGCGTTTGCTGGTCTTGGCCGAAGATTACCTGGGGTATCGCGGCATTCGCCAAGACATTCGGGAAGGCCGCCAAACCGTGAGCGCTTTGATGGACATCGTGCGCGACAGTCGCTCGGCAACCGGCAAAGTGCGGTCGGCTTTGAGCTGGTTGTCGCGCGCGCCGATTTCCAAAAATGAATTTCGTAAACTGACGGTCGTGGCGATTCTGGTACTCGTCGTCGTCTCATTGTTCGCTACGGTTTTTCGAGACTGGATAGGCAATGCTTGGGCCATGCTATCGACCTTGCTTGCCGAACTGGGCGCGGTCGGCGGGATGGCAATCGCTTGGGCGAAACGCCATTTGAAAACAGTGTCCGAGGGCTTGAGTCAATTCGATAATTTGAGCGGTGAGTTAGACCGCCGGCTCGCCGCCAAACACTTGGAAAATCAAGCCGATCTCCTGTCTGCCGAGGAAGCCTTTCGGCAATCTCAGGCCAAGCTGGCCGATGCGGAAGCCTCGCTGCTGATGGCAATACAAAACGTCGAACAAGCCGAGCAAGCCGTCGCGGAAAGCCGGTCGGCGCAACGCATCGCCCGGTTGGTGGAGCAACGCCTCAGCGGCAGAAACTACGAACAATATCTAGGTATTGTCGCGGCCATCCGCGCCGACTTCCAAACCTTGAGCGATCTGATGAAGCAAATGCGCCGGGAGTCCGAGTCCGCACCGACCACGCCGGAACCCATCGATCGGATCGTGTTGTATATCGACGACCTGGACCGTTGTCCCAGCGACAGAGTGGTGGCGGTGCTGGAAGCGATTCATCTGATGCTGGCCTTCGAATTGTTCGTGGTCGTGGTCGGCGTGGATATTCGCTGGGCGGCCCGATCATTGGCCGAAAAATACCCCAACCATTTGACGCCGGGCGACGAACAATGCCAAACCACGCCGACGGCGCTTAGCCGAGCCGACATTGACGGCGCGACCGCGCTCGATTATTTGGAAAAAATTTTTCAGATTCCGTTTTGGTTGCCGCCGATGGAAGAACAAGCCAGCCGCAATCTGATTTTCGAATTGTTGCCGGCGCCGGTCGGCCAAGCCGGTGTCGAATCTGGGCATAACGCCGCTGAGCAGAAGCCCGCGGACTTGCCGGCCGCCGATCAACAGGCCGCGACGTCGCAAGCGGCTCACCTCGACGCGGCCAAGGCTCAGCCCTCGCCAACGCCGAAAGGGGCGGAATTGTTGGACATCGCCGCCGAGGAACGCAATTACATGCTGCGCCTGGCGGGCGCGGTCGGCAAGTCGCCGCGCCGGCTGAAGCGCTTCGTCAATACCTACCGAATCTTGAAGGCCTCGATCGATGCCTTGGAACGGGAAACCTTTGTTTTAGAACACGGCGCCAGCGGCGAATACCGGACCGCGATGACGCTGTTGGCCTTGGTCACCGGCGCGCCGCGCAGTTCGCTGGACATGCTGCGCTTTTTGGACGAACATCGCGACGAGGATGCTTTCCAGTTGTTCGACGACTACCTGCGCAGCCTGATTTACGCTAACGAGGCTAAGTACGTGCTTGGCGCATTGACCGCCTACCGAACGACGCAGCCGACAAACTTGCGAGAATTGAGGCACTGGGCACCGCTGGTGGCGCGCTTTAGCTTTCGGTCGGGTACGGGGATGTAG
- a CDS encoding general secretion pathway protein GspB, translating into MSYILNALRKSEQERQALQPDTVAARIAVQPAPARQGIAKVVVALVLLNAAILTYFLGFAPGKPEAVQPIAANRAPRPDAESGPVSAGQTGKPERKRPSAPKADPPPRTVAASSVADKAGAAKKMAPEPPKVTAAPKPVVVAEPAREDSAPEPEAPAVPAPKPAVPAVAAVAAIAPAAAPPRPKSGLDTLDDLPPELRQSLPSLPINVYSYSATPAERFVMIDMVKYVPGQTIKDQVELREIQEDGIVVRYRERVFKIKR; encoded by the coding sequence ATGTCTTATATCTTAAACGCATTGCGTAAATCCGAGCAGGAGCGGCAAGCGCTACAGCCGGATACGGTCGCGGCCAGGATTGCGGTGCAACCCGCCCCCGCGCGACAGGGCATCGCTAAAGTCGTTGTCGCTTTGGTATTGTTGAACGCCGCTATTTTGACGTATTTCCTGGGCTTTGCACCGGGCAAGCCGGAGGCCGTTCAACCCATCGCGGCAAACCGGGCGCCGCGGCCCGACGCGGAATCCGGACCGGTGTCGGCCGGCCAGACCGGCAAGCCGGAACGGAAACGGCCGTCGGCGCCGAAAGCCGATCCGCCGCCACGGACGGTCGCGGCAAGCAGCGTGGCGGATAAGGCCGGCGCGGCCAAGAAAATGGCCCCCGAACCTCCAAAAGTAACCGCCGCGCCGAAGCCGGTGGTAGTGGCCGAGCCGGCACGCGAGGATTCGGCGCCGGAACCTGAGGCGCCGGCCGTCCCCGCGCCGAAACCGGCCGTTCCGGCGGTAGCCGCCGTCGCCGCGATTGCGCCGGCCGCCGCGCCCCCGCGGCCAAAAAGCGGGTTGGACACACTGGACGATTTGCCGCCGGAGCTGCGCCAATCGCTACCCAGCCTGCCGATCAATGTCTACAGTTACTCGGCCACGCCGGCCGAGCGCTTCGTGATGATAGACATGGTCAAATACGTGCCCGGCCAGACCATCAAGGATCAGGTCGAATTGCGGGAAATCCAGGAGGATGGCATCGTCGTGCGTTATCGCGAGCGCGTGTTCAAAATCAAGCGCTAA
- a CDS encoding BrnT family toxin produces the protein MWIEFDPVKRQKTLLERELDFARAAEVFRGRHFTAEDAREDYTEARYITVGKLDERMVVIVWTPRGEARRIISMRKANEREQNRYASRLD, from the coding sequence ATGTGGATTGAATTTGATCCCGTTAAGCGCCAGAAAACCTTGCTGGAACGCGAACTGGATTTTGCTCGCGCGGCGGAAGTATTCCGTGGCCGGCATTTTACCGCGGAAGACGCGCGGGAAGACTATACCGAAGCGCGCTATATCACCGTCGGCAAACTCGACGAACGAATGGTGGTCATAGTCTGGACACCGCGCGGCGAAGCCCGCCGAATCATCAGTATGAGAAAAGCCAATGAACGCGAACAAAACCGATATGCCAGCCGACTGGATTGA
- a CDS encoding BrnA antitoxin family protein yields MPADWIDPDDAPELDDQFFERADEFAGSQLVRRGRPTIASPKRTLTVRYDAEVIEAFKATGKGWQTRMNDALKDWLKTHSPA; encoded by the coding sequence ATGCCAGCCGACTGGATTGATCCCGACGATGCGCCGGAACTCGATGACCAATTTTTCGAGCGAGCCGACGAGTTTGCGGGCAGCCAACTGGTGCGCCGAGGCCGCCCCACCATTGCCAGCCCCAAACGCACGCTCACGGTGCGATATGACGCCGAAGTGATAGAAGCCTTTAAAGCGACGGGCAAAGGCTGGCAGACTCGGATGAACGATGCGTTGAAGGATTGGCTGAAAACGCATTCGCCAGCGTAA